In Sphingomonas crocodyli, a genomic segment contains:
- a CDS encoding TonB-dependent receptor — protein sequence MKIAYMGGSSIAAMLAVACLAPAAAQAQTSAPSAEVPTSLDEIVVTARSREEKLLDAPVAVTAITATSIERANLTRATDFIALVPNITIADAQDSGNVSINIRGVGQIRNGETPVAISIDGVLLSSPLQFKQEFFDIQQIEVLRGPQGALYGRNAIAGAINITTKRPTNDFSGNLRVGYGNGDAFTASAAVSGALIDDVLLVRAGISRSQSDGLIRNSFLNKKVDYFEDTTARLRLDWTPTDTVSVDFRGFYSTRKGGAAYFARPLLQASGRPFLDPVPNVDVANDVVAPESNNLGFDDRQLIDFSLKVDVDTAIGTLTSTTAYSNVQHLVAFDGYDYSNNRQCYLFGYGSVSDGLVNCTNPRTFGLGPSGNPNGADVQFPAGYNTTFQDNDIKNWSQEVRLTSPGDQPLRYIAGAYFLWRDRSLVTGTNEDLGFGIIPVLDFDPLTPNQTRRYFAENNKDFAYALFGQINYDVTETVELSLSGRFDSDRRRQTDPRVAPFRVDGFGLPITGPAKREATFKKFQPKGTIRWKPSDQTQVYATAAQGFRSGGFNSPGTEVDPFTGAPISASVYKKEVATSYEVGAKASLLDNMLTLSGAAFITRAKDLQAFNFNGSVNAQIVTNIDRVDITGVELEWTLRPVTSFKVFGSVGFTDAEIKKYAANPAAIGNQVPYTTKLTISSGVEYVAPLSDDYNGVFRADWQRRGKTYFHEGGTFVGVPVRDPINFVSGRIALEHRKGWSIAIWGKNLLNERYYEEVVAPDYNYQGRPRTYGVELAAKF from the coding sequence ATGAAGATCGCTTACATGGGGGGTAGTTCGATCGCGGCGATGTTGGCTGTGGCGTGCCTGGCGCCCGCAGCAGCTCAGGCTCAGACATCTGCGCCTAGCGCGGAGGTGCCTACATCTTTGGATGAAATCGTTGTCACTGCACGGTCACGCGAGGAAAAGCTGCTGGACGCGCCAGTCGCGGTCACGGCGATCACCGCGACCTCTATCGAGCGCGCAAATCTGACGCGAGCAACCGATTTCATCGCGCTTGTTCCCAACATCACAATTGCTGACGCGCAGGATTCGGGGAACGTCTCGATCAATATCCGCGGTGTTGGTCAGATCCGTAACGGCGAGACGCCGGTCGCGATTTCGATCGATGGAGTGCTATTGTCGAGCCCGCTCCAGTTCAAACAGGAGTTTTTCGACATCCAGCAAATTGAGGTTCTGCGTGGACCGCAAGGCGCGCTTTATGGGCGAAACGCCATTGCTGGTGCGATCAATATCACGACCAAGCGTCCAACCAATGACTTCTCGGGTAATCTGCGCGTTGGCTACGGCAATGGCGACGCGTTTACCGCCAGTGCTGCTGTCAGCGGCGCGCTTATCGACGACGTTCTGCTTGTTCGCGCTGGGATCTCGCGGTCGCAGTCGGATGGTCTGATCCGCAACAGCTTCCTTAACAAGAAGGTCGATTATTTCGAGGATACGACTGCTAGGCTGCGGCTGGACTGGACCCCGACGGACACGGTGTCGGTCGATTTTCGAGGCTTCTATTCGACCCGCAAGGGTGGTGCCGCATATTTTGCGCGTCCGCTTCTGCAGGCATCGGGGCGACCGTTCCTTGACCCGGTACCCAATGTCGACGTTGCGAATGATGTGGTGGCGCCAGAATCGAATAATCTGGGCTTTGATGACCGCCAGCTGATTGATTTCTCGCTCAAGGTCGACGTCGATACCGCGATCGGAACGCTCACATCGACGACCGCTTATAGCAATGTGCAGCATCTCGTAGCGTTTGATGGCTACGACTATTCGAACAACCGTCAGTGCTATCTGTTTGGCTATGGATCGGTGTCGGATGGCCTTGTCAATTGTACCAACCCGCGGACGTTCGGGCTCGGCCCGAGCGGCAATCCTAACGGTGCAGATGTGCAATTCCCGGCGGGCTACAACACGACCTTCCAGGATAATGACATCAAAAATTGGAGCCAGGAGGTCCGCTTAACCTCTCCGGGCGACCAGCCCTTGCGCTATATCGCCGGCGCCTATTTTCTGTGGCGCGACCGTTCGCTGGTAACGGGTACGAATGAGGATCTGGGTTTTGGCATCATTCCCGTGCTTGATTTCGATCCGCTAACTCCCAATCAAACGCGGCGCTATTTCGCAGAAAACAACAAGGACTTCGCTTACGCGCTGTTTGGCCAGATCAATTATGATGTGACCGAGACGGTTGAGCTGTCGCTCTCTGGCCGTTTCGACAGCGATCGTCGGCGGCAGACCGATCCCCGTGTGGCGCCGTTCAGAGTCGATGGCTTTGGTCTGCCGATTACGGGGCCTGCTAAGCGCGAAGCTACCTTCAAGAAGTTTCAGCCCAAGGGCACCATTCGTTGGAAGCCGTCGGATCAAACTCAGGTTTATGCAACGGCAGCGCAAGGCTTTCGGTCGGGCGGCTTCAACTCGCCGGGTACGGAAGTCGACCCTTTTACGGGCGCTCCCATCTCGGCATCTGTCTATAAGAAAGAAGTCGCGACCAGCTATGAAGTCGGCGCGAAGGCCTCGCTGCTCGACAATATGCTTACATTGAGCGGGGCCGCTTTCATCACCCGCGCTAAGGATCTGCAGGCCTTCAATTTCAACGGATCGGTCAATGCGCAGATCGTCACCAACATCGATCGCGTCGATATCACTGGCGTTGAGCTTGAATGGACACTGCGTCCCGTGACCAGCTTCAAGGTCTTCGGCAGCGTTGGTTTCACCGATGCGGAGATCAAAAAATATGCAGCCAACCCCGCTGCGATCGGCAATCAGGTACCTTATACGACCAAGCTGACGATCAGCTCGGGCGTGGAATATGTGGCTCCGCTATCGGACGACTATAATGGCGTATTCCGAGCCGACTGGCAGCGTCGCGGTAAGACCTACTTCCATGAAGGCGGTACCTTCGTCGGTGTGCCAGTTCGCGACCCGATCAACTTTGTGAGCGGTCGTATTGCTCTGGAGCATCGAAAGGGCTGGTCGATCGCGATCTGGGGGAAAAATCTGCTCAACGAGCGCTATTATGAGGAGGTCGTGGCCCCCGACTATAACTATCAGGGCCGACCGCGAACCTACGGTGTCGAATTGGCGGCGAAGTTCTAA
- a CDS encoding helix-turn-helix domain-containing protein: protein MPFLAPKRTPRKIAIGGRIKSRRQELGLTLQALADASGLSAPFLSQAERNQTVPSLVSLTALAAALEVDIGYFMEVPKDENIVRRADEPEYIDIDSPVIYQQLSSALPGQMMDAILMTIPPGHRFPVDQREGEDFLFVVSGELVSQVGDLREVLRKGDSMHFRSISPHTAWNETDQPAILLYVGTPSIFRAVLEQKN from the coding sequence ATGCCCTTCCTAGCCCCCAAGCGGACGCCCAGGAAGATTGCCATAGGCGGCCGGATTAAGAGCCGTCGCCAGGAGCTTGGTTTGACGCTGCAGGCCCTGGCGGACGCGAGCGGTTTGTCTGCGCCATTTTTGTCGCAGGCAGAGCGCAATCAGACGGTGCCATCGCTCGTATCCCTGACTGCGCTAGCGGCAGCGCTCGAGGTGGATATCGGATATTTCATGGAGGTGCCGAAGGACGAGAACATCGTTCGGCGTGCTGACGAACCCGAATATATCGATATCGACTCTCCGGTCATTTATCAGCAGCTGAGCTCGGCACTGCCGGGGCAGATGATGGATGCGATCCTGATGACCATCCCGCCAGGGCATCGCTTTCCAGTTGACCAGCGCGAAGGCGAAGATTTCCTCTTTGTAGTTAGCGGGGAGCTTGTGTCCCAAGTCGGAGACCTGCGTGAGGTTCTTCGAAAGGGCGACAGCATGCATTTCCGGTCCATTTCGCCCCATACGGCTTGGAACGAAACCGATCAGCCTGCGATCCTGCTTTACGTGGGGACGCCCTCAATCTTTCGCGCTGTTTTGGAACAGAAGAATTGA
- a CDS encoding cupin domain-containing protein: protein MEAKTLLWSQSSSAPLLEQFMFKDDAADTLIVGTGHFKTGQRMPAEGCSTYGMREISVILEGAIETTVGDHKVVLRAGDIVTIPANSLQFSHFLEDTKLVYIFFGPRKLAD, encoded by the coding sequence GTGGAGGCCAAAACTTTGCTCTGGTCGCAGAGCAGCAGTGCACCGCTGCTCGAGCAGTTCATGTTCAAAGATGACGCTGCTGACACGCTTATCGTTGGGACGGGGCATTTCAAAACAGGCCAGCGCATGCCGGCCGAAGGCTGCTCGACATATGGTATGCGAGAGATCAGCGTCATTCTCGAAGGCGCGATCGAAACGACTGTCGGAGACCATAAGGTCGTTCTTCGCGCTGGGGATATTGTCACCATCCCCGCAAATTCGCTCCAATTCTCCCATTTTCTCGAAGATACCAAGTTGGTCTACATCTTCTTTGGCCCGAGAAAATTGGCGGATTGA
- a CDS encoding STAS/SEC14 domain-containing protein, whose translation MYTIQFNRAWNLLDISWSGLFTPDEMRRYAADCEACRRRERIEPGYRLRIVLTDNQPLPQDTLGVLGKVFENFPVSSRTAMVTKSAVARMQIRRTMMVPQMQIFDDPTAALAWLMAPQAREGGV comes from the coding sequence ATGTATACCATTCAGTTCAACCGCGCGTGGAACCTCCTCGATATAAGCTGGTCAGGCTTATTCACGCCTGATGAAATGCGTCGTTATGCGGCCGACTGTGAAGCTTGCAGGCGGCGAGAGCGAATAGAGCCTGGGTACCGGCTCAGGATTGTGCTGACGGACAATCAGCCTCTACCTCAAGATACGTTGGGAGTGCTCGGTAAAGTCTTCGAAAATTTCCCAGTCTCGAGCCGCACCGCGATGGTCACGAAAAGCGCGGTTGCTCGTATGCAGATACGGCGAACCATGATGGTGCCACAGATGCAAATATTCGACGATCCTACCGCCGCTTTGGCTTGGTTGATGGCGCCGCAGGCGCGGGAAGGCGGCGTTTAG
- a CDS encoding esterase: protein MAYVESRRCNRHKRPALAAALVPVCKVASAGLLTGALMMAAPLSAQKLEEISRPKGPLSLESTGSFFVGGHAAKQNATEIGLYGDGEITVDQMYVQYLIPQKRSGLPVVMVHGGTLTGKSYETTPDGRMGWYEYFARRGFPSYVVDQVGRARSGFNQAPFNAARAGAANPQSQPNLRRVANDVAWVRFRFGPKAGEAFSDSQFPVAAASEFAKQAVPDLGQSFPAYDPNFSALAALAQQLKGAVLMGHSQAGRYPFEAALLAPSGIRALVAIEPPGCKAAEYSDDQITKLARLPILVVYGDHLETPQSQGVSWLPFFQDCEKFVARVNAAKGNAKMLHTSELGIRGNSHMIMQDRNNLQIADLIIKWIREMTRPAR, encoded by the coding sequence ATGGCATATGTTGAGAGCCGCCGATGCAACCGGCACAAGCGACCGGCCCTTGCGGCAGCTTTGGTTCCCGTCTGCAAGGTAGCATCAGCAGGACTGCTCACCGGCGCTTTGATGATGGCGGCACCGTTATCCGCTCAGAAGCTCGAAGAGATAAGTCGACCGAAGGGACCTCTCAGTTTGGAATCGACGGGAAGCTTTTTCGTCGGTGGACACGCAGCCAAGCAAAATGCGACCGAGATCGGCCTTTATGGCGACGGTGAAATCACCGTCGACCAGATGTATGTGCAATATCTCATTCCGCAAAAGCGCTCGGGACTCCCGGTCGTGATGGTTCATGGCGGCACGCTCACCGGGAAAAGCTACGAAACCACGCCCGATGGCCGCATGGGTTGGTATGAATATTTCGCGCGACGCGGTTTCCCGAGTTACGTTGTGGATCAGGTCGGGCGTGCCCGCTCAGGCTTCAATCAAGCCCCCTTCAATGCTGCGCGCGCGGGCGCTGCTAACCCACAAAGCCAACCAAATCTGCGCCGCGTTGCGAACGATGTCGCCTGGGTGCGCTTTCGTTTTGGTCCAAAAGCCGGAGAAGCGTTTAGCGACAGCCAATTTCCGGTGGCCGCGGCAAGTGAGTTCGCCAAACAGGCAGTTCCGGACCTAGGCCAGAGCTTCCCCGCATATGACCCCAATTTTTCAGCCCTCGCAGCACTAGCACAGCAATTGAAGGGCGCCGTGCTCATGGGCCATTCACAAGCAGGTCGCTACCCATTTGAAGCCGCTTTGCTCGCCCCCAGCGGCATCAGAGCGCTGGTCGCGATCGAGCCGCCAGGGTGCAAGGCGGCTGAATATAGCGATGACCAGATCACGAAGCTCGCGCGGCTACCGATATTGGTCGTCTATGGCGACCATCTCGAAACACCCCAAAGCCAAGGTGTGAGTTGGCTCCCCTTTTTCCAAGACTGTGAGAAGTTCGTTGCTCGCGTGAACGCCGCAAAGGGTAATGCCAAAATGCTGCATACGAGTGAGCTCGGCATCCGCGGGAATAGTCACATGATCATGCAGGATCGAAACAATCTCCAGATTGCCGATCTCATCATTAAGTGGATCAGAGAGATGACCCGACCGGCGCGCTAG
- a CDS encoding MFS transporter, with translation MSEMGSEGRVTGDREYRDGDFNPERSSMFRWVILGLACFIYMLVAADRANLGVALPGIKKEFEISNTEAGLFATLMFVCFSVAQLPSSFLVRRFGPRWVMTIALALTALASFLIGTSDTTMDIKIYRSLLGVVEASISICCITTINHWFSTRERGTATGYYWGASKLGPVICPPISVLILQHFGWRAIFQFFAIPVLAAAIVWFVFVRNRPDQSRFVSPAELRQIQNPQAIEAKRRVRLSSGVPPWIDRVIRLRQVKLIDTGQGVFRSWNIFGIMLASIFMVGIFNVFLAWIPSYLLNAKQLPLTTVGFVAATPFAGAVVGNLAGGWISDNILEMRRKPLMMTGALFTAIALAGLIFSPANAVLTGALLLVTGFVVGLGYPHFTIYPMSLTTKEVYPIAYGLTGMGAAVGAALFPLAAGILLDAYSWDVVFAFLAVSALACLFFLSTIDEPAQANETV, from the coding sequence ATGAGCGAAATGGGCAGTGAAGGACGGGTGACGGGAGACCGCGAATATCGCGACGGCGATTTCAACCCAGAACGATCGTCGATGTTTCGATGGGTCATTCTGGGGCTCGCCTGCTTCATCTATATGTTGGTCGCAGCCGATCGCGCCAACCTCGGTGTGGCCCTCCCAGGGATCAAGAAAGAGTTTGAGATTAGCAACACCGAGGCTGGCTTGTTCGCCACCTTGATGTTCGTCTGTTTCTCGGTGGCTCAGCTCCCCTCGAGTTTCCTGGTTCGGCGGTTTGGGCCGCGATGGGTCATGACGATAGCGCTCGCCCTGACGGCGCTTGCATCATTCCTGATCGGAACCAGCGACACGACGATGGATATCAAGATCTACCGTTCGCTCCTGGGCGTTGTGGAAGCCTCGATTTCGATCTGCTGCATCACAACGATCAATCACTGGTTTTCGACGCGTGAGCGAGGAACCGCGACCGGCTATTATTGGGGTGCGTCAAAGCTTGGGCCGGTAATCTGTCCGCCGATCAGCGTCCTAATCCTCCAGCATTTTGGATGGCGCGCGATCTTCCAATTTTTCGCGATTCCGGTCCTCGCTGCTGCCATTGTGTGGTTTGTTTTCGTCCGCAATCGACCGGATCAGTCGCGGTTCGTGTCCCCAGCCGAGCTACGCCAGATCCAAAATCCACAGGCGATCGAAGCGAAACGGCGTGTGCGCTTGTCTTCCGGGGTCCCTCCTTGGATCGATAGGGTGATCCGCCTGCGTCAGGTCAAACTGATCGACACCGGTCAGGGCGTCTTCCGTTCCTGGAACATCTTTGGGATCATGCTCGCCAGCATCTTCATGGTCGGCATCTTCAACGTGTTCCTGGCATGGATCCCCTCCTATCTGCTCAACGCCAAGCAGCTCCCACTGACCACCGTGGGCTTTGTGGCAGCAACGCCTTTTGCCGGTGCAGTGGTTGGCAACCTCGCTGGCGGTTGGATCTCCGACAATATCCTCGAAATGCGGCGCAAACCGCTCATGATGACGGGCGCGCTGTTCACCGCGATCGCGCTAGCGGGTTTGATCTTTTCGCCAGCCAATGCTGTTCTGACAGGCGCATTGCTGCTCGTGACAGGCTTCGTCGTCGGCCTGGGGTACCCCCATTTTACGATCTACCCGATGAGCCTGACCACCAAAGAAGTTTATCCGATTGCATATGGTCTGACCGGGATGGGCGCAGCCGTTGGAGCTGCACTCTTCCCGCTGGCAGCGGGCATCTTGCTCGATGCCTATAGCTGGGACGTTGTCTTTGCCTTCCTGGCGGTCTCCGCCTTGGCCTGCTTGTTTTTCCTGAGCACGATCGACGAACCGGCACAGGCCAATGAGACTGTATAG
- a CDS encoding hydantoinase B/oxoprolinase family protein, with protein sequence MAHTTSQTPASVAPQFDAIAMEVFSNRMLSITETMALHMMRSSYSPVIKERRDFSVGIFDANGRLIAQGTHIPLHLGSLLGGVESLLQRYSVDQMIDGDAFVCNDPYLAGGTHIPDISVVTPIFIDGEVVAFAANIGHHSDLGGAVPGSISPDSRSIFSEGLRIPIIRIARAGEIDEDVLNLISQNSRMAEERRLDLRVQIAVNERGGTETKALFRRMGLDNAKTAIRDVFAYTAERLRRSVASLPDGRYSFTTWLDDDGTGSEPVPIVANVIVEDDQLHIDLEGTGPQAQGAFNVPRNALRATIYYCVKALLDPDLMPNSGMFDGVKISAPEGSIANPKFPAAVGVRSNTCQKIAGAVFGAFRDVLPIERQIASSNDLLPSFLFAGTQPDSERFYVCGETIGGGGGARYDGDGMDAIHVHVTNTLNLPTESLENEYPLLCEEYALAVDSGGAGRWRGGLGIARQVRALHDATTFSARSDSYIHGAEGLDGGQTGGLSVITRNPGRDDQEALPTKVAQLILKAGDSIRVQTPGGGGFGPAKERPLDELARDLRDGFVSQEAAERDYGTDRVRAAIEATGSSTAASAQ encoded by the coding sequence ATGGCTCATACCACTTCGCAGACCCCGGCATCGGTGGCACCCCAGTTCGATGCTATCGCAATGGAGGTCTTCAGCAATCGGATGTTGTCGATCACCGAGACGATGGCGCTCCATATGATGCGGTCGTCTTACTCCCCCGTGATCAAGGAACGGCGGGACTTTTCCGTGGGTATCTTTGATGCCAACGGCCGATTGATCGCACAGGGTACGCACATCCCGCTCCACCTTGGTTCACTCCTCGGAGGTGTCGAGAGTCTGCTGCAGCGCTATAGCGTCGACCAAATGATTGATGGCGACGCTTTCGTCTGCAACGATCCTTACCTTGCTGGCGGCACCCACATTCCTGATATCTCGGTAGTCACACCGATCTTCATCGATGGGGAGGTCGTAGCCTTCGCCGCCAATATCGGTCACCACTCAGATCTCGGTGGAGCCGTACCTGGCTCGATCTCCCCTGACTCACGATCGATCTTCTCGGAAGGGTTGAGAATTCCCATCATCCGGATCGCGCGTGCTGGCGAGATCGATGAGGACGTGTTGAACCTCATCTCTCAAAACTCGCGAATGGCTGAGGAGCGTCGCCTCGACTTGCGAGTGCAGATCGCGGTCAATGAGCGTGGGGGCACTGAAACTAAGGCTCTGTTCCGGCGCATGGGGCTCGATAACGCGAAGACAGCAATTCGCGACGTCTTCGCCTATACGGCCGAACGCCTACGTCGCTCTGTCGCCTCATTGCCTGACGGGCGTTACAGCTTCACAACCTGGCTTGATGACGATGGCACGGGCAGCGAGCCCGTTCCGATCGTCGCCAACGTCATCGTCGAGGATGACCAACTCCATATCGACCTCGAAGGCACTGGCCCTCAGGCCCAGGGCGCTTTCAACGTGCCGCGCAATGCGCTGCGCGCCACGATCTACTATTGCGTCAAGGCGCTCCTGGATCCTGACCTCATGCCCAATTCGGGCATGTTCGATGGCGTAAAAATCTCCGCGCCGGAAGGATCGATAGCCAATCCGAAGTTTCCGGCAGCTGTCGGCGTTCGCAGCAACACCTGCCAGAAAATCGCGGGCGCAGTTTTTGGCGCCTTCCGCGACGTTTTACCGATCGAACGGCAAATCGCGTCAAGCAACGACCTCCTGCCCTCCTTCCTTTTTGCCGGCACACAACCTGATAGCGAGCGCTTCTACGTATGCGGCGAAACGATCGGCGGCGGCGGCGGCGCGCGATATGACGGAGATGGTATGGACGCGATCCACGTCCATGTGACCAACACGCTCAATCTGCCAACCGAGTCTTTGGAAAACGAATATCCCTTGCTGTGCGAGGAATATGCTTTGGCCGTGGACTCTGGAGGAGCCGGCCGTTGGCGCGGCGGCCTCGGCATCGCCCGGCAGGTGCGCGCACTCCACGATGCCACGACATTCTCTGCTCGGTCGGATAGCTATATCCACGGCGCAGAAGGTCTCGACGGCGGGCAGACCGGCGGTCTCAGTGTCATCACTCGAAACCCTGGGCGAGACGACCAAGAGGCCCTTCCCACCAAAGTTGCCCAGCTCATTTTGAAGGCGGGCGATAGCATACGTGTGCAGACACCTGGTGGCGGTGGCTTTGGCCCGGCCAAGGAACGCCCCCTCGACGAGCTCGCTCGAGATTTGCGCGATGGTTTCGTGTCACAAGAGGCTGCTGAGCGCGACTATGGCACCGACCGTGTTCGAGCAGCCATTGAAGCGACGGGATCTTCCACCGCCGCAAGCGCCCAGTAA
- a CDS encoding hydantoinase/oxoprolinase family protein: MRLHLLCGRMAVGNDRAREKASEMFRIGVDVGGTFTDFTISNAVSGENLYFKLPSTPADPSDAIVDGISQILTIFDISAKDIAYIGHGTTVATNMIIERRGVPTGLITTKGFRDVLAIGRQTRPALYDSAVRKPEPLVDRYRRLEVGERMTAQGECLAPLDERELDAIISELASTGIEALAISFLHSYRNPEHEEVAARLVREKLPGVYVSVSSNVLPEFREFERTSTTVLNSYVGPKMEAYFDRLKRKIAEIGIGSAPMIVHSNGGLLSIETAKRLPVTTCLSGPAAGVIGAAVVSTAAGFPNLVTFDVGGTSTDVSLIVDGKPKLTSSREVAGYPVKLPMIDIHVIGAGGGSIAQVDAAKSLKVGPRSAGAQPGPVAYGRGGTEPTITDANICLNRLNPVALLDGRMPIDRAAALAAIEEKVARPLGLSVEEAAYGIIQVAAANMSRAIRAVTTEQGYDLARIALFAFGGAGPLHAAEVAREAGVEQIIVPQEPGTMCARGVLLSDVSLSFVRMQLAPVTPDSWRKACEAMRDMVTEGDQWLASENVASEARGFELSIDAHYLGQSHEIRVEVASIDDDGLNAFLRAFGAVHQATYGYENPDQQVFIVSCRLRAVGQVPKSVGAAYAGGPSIVEAKTDSRNVYFGPQDGWLDTPVYRRSALPVGETVSGPAIIDEMSSTTVVLAGQRAVIDGFGNIIISN; this comes from the coding sequence ATGCGGCTGCACCTCTTGTGCGGCCGCATGGCCGTAGGCAACGATCGTGCAAGAGAAAAGGCATCCGAAATGTTTCGTATAGGCGTAGACGTCGGCGGCACCTTCACCGACTTCACCATTTCCAATGCCGTTTCCGGCGAGAATCTCTACTTCAAGCTTCCGTCCACCCCTGCGGACCCTTCAGATGCCATCGTCGATGGCATTAGCCAGATCCTCACCATCTTCGACATATCGGCAAAAGACATCGCCTATATCGGTCATGGAACGACCGTGGCGACCAACATGATCATCGAGCGCCGTGGCGTCCCGACTGGTCTCATTACCACCAAGGGTTTTCGCGACGTCCTCGCAATCGGGCGCCAAACCCGCCCAGCATTATATGATTCCGCTGTCCGCAAACCTGAGCCGCTCGTCGACCGATATCGGCGACTTGAGGTTGGCGAACGTATGACCGCTCAGGGCGAATGCCTCGCTCCGCTCGATGAACGAGAGCTCGATGCCATCATCAGCGAACTAGCATCCACTGGCATCGAAGCGCTCGCGATCTCGTTCCTCCACTCCTATCGCAATCCCGAGCATGAGGAGGTTGCCGCTCGCTTGGTTCGAGAGAAGCTGCCTGGCGTTTATGTCAGCGTTTCTTCGAATGTGCTGCCTGAGTTTCGAGAGTTTGAGCGAACCTCAACGACCGTGCTCAATTCTTATGTCGGCCCCAAGATGGAGGCCTATTTCGATCGCCTGAAGCGCAAGATTGCGGAAATTGGCATCGGTTCGGCACCAATGATCGTCCACTCCAATGGCGGCCTTCTGTCGATCGAAACAGCCAAACGCCTGCCGGTCACCACTTGCCTGTCGGGTCCGGCGGCTGGCGTCATTGGGGCCGCTGTCGTCAGCACCGCGGCGGGCTTTCCGAACCTAGTGACCTTTGATGTTGGTGGCACGAGCACCGACGTATCGCTCATTGTCGATGGCAAGCCCAAGCTCACCTCGAGCCGCGAAGTGGCAGGCTATCCCGTCAAATTGCCGATGATCGATATTCATGTGATCGGCGCTGGCGGCGGCAGCATCGCGCAGGTTGATGCAGCCAAATCCCTCAAAGTCGGTCCACGGAGCGCAGGTGCTCAACCTGGGCCTGTCGCTTATGGGCGCGGCGGCACCGAGCCCACGATCACAGACGCGAATATCTGCCTCAATCGCCTCAACCCCGTCGCGCTGTTGGATGGGCGCATGCCGATTGACCGTGCAGCAGCTCTTGCTGCGATCGAAGAGAAGGTCGCCCGCCCGTTGGGACTGTCCGTTGAAGAGGCAGCCTATGGCATCATTCAGGTCGCCGCCGCCAATATGAGCCGTGCAATCCGCGCGGTCACCACCGAACAAGGCTATGACCTCGCCCGCATCGCCCTCTTTGCTTTTGGTGGTGCCGGACCGCTCCACGCTGCGGAAGTTGCGCGCGAGGCCGGTGTTGAACAGATCATCGTCCCGCAAGAACCGGGCACGATGTGCGCGCGCGGCGTGCTGCTATCCGACGTGAGCCTGAGCTTTGTTCGGATGCAACTTGCCCCTGTCACGCCCGATAGCTGGCGCAAAGCATGTGAAGCGATGCGCGATATGGTCACGGAAGGCGATCAGTGGCTCGCCTCGGAGAATGTCGCGAGCGAAGCCCGTGGCTTCGAGCTGTCCATCGACGCGCACTATCTTGGCCAAAGCCACGAGATACGCGTCGAGGTTGCGTCAATCGATGACGATGGCCTCAATGCTTTCCTGCGCGCATTCGGCGCCGTGCACCAAGCGACCTACGGATATGAAAATCCCGACCAGCAGGTTTTCATTGTAAGCTGCCGGCTTCGGGCCGTCGGTCAGGTACCCAAAAGTGTTGGTGCGGCTTATGCCGGCGGGCCATCGATCGTTGAGGCCAAGACCGACAGTCGCAATGTCTATTTCGGCCCCCAAGATGGTTGGTTGGACACCCCCGTCTATCGCCGTTCCGCCCTGCCTGTCGGCGAGACTGTCTCCGGACCTGCGATCATTGACGAGATGAGTTCGACGACGGTCGTGCTGGCGGGACAGCGAGCCGTCATCGACGGCTTTGGCAACATCATCATCTCGAACTGA